AAAGACCCAGATTGGAAAGAcacaacttcttcaaattcttgggAAAAGAAAGCTCAATATGTTCCCGCGAACCTGAGAAGCAATTGCCCCCTAAGGTGAGTGACTCTAGGCATTCTAGTCGACTCATGTTGCAGCATAATCTGTTTTGTTTCCCACAATCGAAAATTTTACATCGGCGAACGTTGGGAATCCTTCTCAATATATTCTCTCCCTCTTTATCAAGATGAAGATACAGAGTAGAGAGTGTGTCTAAATTGGGTAAAGTGTAGAGGTTTTCAACAACGTTGTCGTTGGAAGACAGACGAATAACGCCGCCACTCCTTACAAGTACATGCCTCAACTTCTCCATGTTCCAGATGCTATCTGGCAATGAAACTGTCGCATCAGAATTTagacaaaaggtttccaaatgTGAGAGCTTGGCCACAGATGGTGGAATGAATTTCATGTTTCTAGCAGCAAGGGCTAAGTACCCCAAACAAAGAAGTGATTCGACTTCAGTTGGAAGCTCCTTCAGCCTTAGGTTAATGCCCTCCAAATTCAAAACTTTAAGTTGTTTGTAGATGCAAAAAAGGAAGGAGATGTTACGCAACTCAAACTTATTATATCCTGGAGTAGCATCAAAGAGTAGCAGAGTATCTAAATGTGGACAAAATAGCTTTGACTTCCAAAAATCTTCTCCACTGGAGCAGATGGACAACCGAGGTGGGTTGGGAGGCTCATTAAAGGTAGAAAGCTCATCATATCCTCGCAGTACCtgaagaaatttcttttctttcgccTCACCATTACAGAATTCAAATACCAAATCATGAATGTAACAAGTTTTGACTCTACCAATGGATCCGTTTTCACTTACCATAACTAAGTTTCGATGAATTAGGTCCATCAGATATTCTTCTGCAATATCCTCTGATctctttccttcaattttttccACAAACCCTTCTGCAATCCAGAGACGCATCAAATTCTTGGCACCAATATTTTTGTCTTCTCGAAATGCAGCAAAATACAGCAAGCATGCCTTCAAGTGACATGGTAAATGCTCATAACTGAGCTCCAATGACTTCTTCCACTGGTCTGTACCAGACACCATGGTCGAAGTTAAACTTTCAGCAAATTCTTGCCAAACCGAAATATCATGCTCTATAGTTGCTAGGACTCCAGCTACAACAACAAGTGCAAGTGGCAATCCCCTGCACTTCTTGGCAATCTTCATAGCGATTCCGCACAATGCTCGAGGacaattttcttttccaaatacCTTCTTCTGCAGTAATTCAAAACTTTAGTTCTCACTGAGCGGGCGAAGATAGTGAGGTTTCCCCCCATATTCAACCTGTGAAGCCACATTAGAAGATCGACTCGTGAAGATGATTCTACTTCCTTTCTTGTCATCCGGGAATGAAATTCTCAGCTTATTCCATACCTTAATGTCCCAGACATCATCAAAAACAACAAGATACCGATTCCCCTTCAGCTTTTGGTAGAGCTTTTGAAGCAACGAATGTTCATCCAGATTTTGAAACTCATCATCCATCCTGGAATGTTGGCCTTCAGTGCACAAAATTTGAAGTAACACATTTTTCATGTTAAATTCTTGAAAAACAGTGCACCAAAGACGAATGTGGAAGTTACAGATTACTGAACtatcattgtaaacttttttgGCTAAAGTCGTCTTACCAAGCCCAGCCATTCCCACAATGGGAACAATTTCCACCTGTTCTGGTCCCCATATAAGTCGTTCAATTACTTTTGCTGCCTCATCATCAAGACCAAATGGGCTATTGGCATATTACCTTTTGATAGCATGTGGCTAGAAGTCTTGCTAACTTCTGGTGCTCTTAAGCTGTGAAAGGAAGGGAGACATTCAATAATGCTTGAGCCACTGATCTGATCCTTAAAATGCTTGATATGGATGTTGGTATTAGCCAGCATATCATAACAGTCAAGGGCCTCTGTGGATTCTGAGAAGTTAACTTCTCCTTCCTTCACTCTGTTTAGAGAAGGCGAGCAAATTATAATGCCTGCCTCACAAAGAAGAGcaccaattttttcattttgttcatcCATCTTCTCCTGCTGCTCCCTTAAAATGCTTCTCAAGAACCTCAGTCCTGCATAGAGTATTCCCATTTCATCTTTCATAGAATCCATAAAGCTAGAGCTGCAGCATAACAGCTCCCAGAGACAACTAATCAGAGAATCATTGAAGTTGTTCAATATCTGCTTATCCATCATTCTATTATGCAATGATTTTGAGGATCTTGCAGCTCTAAGAACTTCCATGTAAATCTCATAGACTTGAAAATCAATAGGTGTGATTTTCTGTTGTTGCACATATATCATGGAGCAGAACTCAGGATTGTGCAGTTCCTCATCTTCCCAAAAGGAACACCTGTAAGACAGGCGTGCTGCGTTCAAAGCCGCCAGTTCAAAGTGAGCCAACAGCAAGACAGGAATATCTACAGTTCCTCGCAATTTGGCAAAGGGAATGAAGCTTTTCAAGAATGTTAGCTTTGCTTCAAGACCTTGGAATTGAGCACTCAAAGCAACAGAAAACGTCGATTCAATAGCCATATCGCCATTCGTCAAATCTGCTAGATTTTGTAGGATGAGGTCTATAAATTCCATTAGTTCAGCATGTGTCACGCAAGAATTTGATTGCAATGACCTGCTGCTTGCCATAGCAAAgtaaatttggatgatttctagcttaagtaatttgatttcttgctcaagtAATTCGATGTGTTTCCCAATTTGTTGCTTATGTAATTCTTTATGCTTTTTTGATCTAAGGGAAAGAGAGTGAATGTCCTCCTCGTATTTGTGAAAGGTATCTTCAACGCAAGATAAGAAAGATGGAAGACTCACCTTCTTCGCTACATCGTCAGATTGCAAGTACAAATCATTGCTTTGGCTCCACTTTCTTGCATACATAAGAAatgttttgagaaatttcaTGCGTTTGATTGCATCACGAACACGAGGAGCACTGCGAGCAACATACTGGTTTCCGAATCTGTTCAGGAGCAGCAACTCTAGATCAAATAAGACCCAATCGAAGCTGCAAGGGGCGACCATCTCTTATGCAGGGATTTTCGTCTCAAATTTTAAGAGAAGCAAATCTCACTAATTGCAGAGCCAGCAAGTATTTCTTTCCTGAAAATTACTTCTTTGCTTTTGTTCTTCTGAAGAGTATTGAGATAATCAATTATTCAACCAGGTGGAAttggcatcaaggtggacaccAGACAATGATAATACTACAACTTTGTCATTTTAGCAAAAGTTAGTGTGAAAATAAATCGTGGGTCATTAGCAATATTATTTGCTCATGTCTAATTACAAAAGGAAGTTGATAAAATTAGTTGACTCTGTTATCAACATTTTAATGCATGATTACAGAGAAATGCATTCTTGAAACATTTTCTGTTGGGGTCATTTCGATAACAAATGTTGTTTTTGGTTTGTATTACAAATATGAATCTGCATTAGTTTCCCTAGTCATTACAAAATTGACACTTTAGAGACACAGGCGAGTGGTGGGCTCAGTGCTTCTGAACCTTTGACTGGTTGGGGGTCTGCTTTCATAGAATTATTGCGAATTATTGTATTCCATTCCCACACAATGGGGTCCATGTTTTTGCAATTATCTTATCAGGAGGCAGTCAGTGAGCAGGAAAAAATCGACTATCCAGTATCCACAGTTTAATATGTTAAAACTTTATAATTAAGAAGCCTTGTTTTGATAGCAGATGCGGAGTAAGGATTGAGCATTTCAATTCATCCATGTGTAAAATATGAGAATTTTGTCAGTCTGTTTGGAtagtgtttggatagagtattatttgaaataattattataatattttttatgatataatgtatatgaaataaaaaataattaaaaatataaaaaattaaaaaatatatttatgatgtaagcgaaatattattaGGTAAAAGTTACTATTCAAACACTGACGTTATCTTATTTAATGTGGGACTCTGAGGAAgatcaaaaaaataaagaaacatcaaaatataaatgatcCACGAGACTTTTATAGAGAGTATGcatataaatacatatatagatttatttggtttttcttttcatatttttcttttagcatGAATCTTCAAGCTAGCTCTCCAATTTTCCtcaattgttttctttcttgagcaaaccactaaaaatttgaccaatttctcttcTAATTCCCTTCTATTAATAATCATGGCCATTGATCTGGGAGATTAATAACCGTGACCAATAAAGTAAAGAGTTGAAGGAAAAAATGTTTGAGGGCTTCAACccttgaaattttggaagtagAGAATTTGAGATTTCTACAATTACAAGAGTCAAATGTATTATAAAATATACCTGTTATCATAATAAATATAAACACTAAGATAATAAATATAAAGAGTAAAATGATAAAGTTCAAAATTAATGTTACGGAGTGCATTAATGTTACCAATATACAATGGTCAAAGAAAATGATtggattaaagaagaaaaaaattctaCTAATTAGTAGCAGCATTTTTTTTCAAGAGTCAGGACTTAAATGCGCGCTAATTATTTATGCTAATTTATCTACTTGtattatatacatatttttttattaccTTTTCAtctcatatatattatatcaaaaaAGTGATACAGTGTCGTAGACACAAGTATATGCCCATTTCAGTCTTACTTAGGCCATTGGAAATTAATTGAAAGTCTTCTCATTAGTCTTTCTTCAACATAGAGTGtgtcaatttggaaaatgaGAGAGAAGGAGACCGGCTGTTCTTTGGGTCAAGCACGGCTAGAGAACCCTCCCTTTCCTTGCTTTTTAACACAGGGTTCATGGGTAAGGCATACCCATATTTTTAAATGTTTGATATCAATTCTTGTTATTCACATAGAAAACTTTCACGAGTTGATTGAGAATTAGGTCTTGTTTGATGATTTAatttaacacttaaatttaattaattcagatcttaatatgttcaaatacgtttgataacaaaaattaacatttgaattaattaaatagtaatgaattttcttgacaaaatttactctaaaaaaataaatgataacctattcacttatcattaacacttaatattatatatattcaaatatgtcaaatttaatatttaataattaaataatttaataaattcagattcaaagtttaattttatcaaacgcatttTAGTGACAATAGTCTCAAGAGTCAGGACCGAAATGCTTGCTAATACAAGCATATATTGTTACAGCTATTTAGAAATCAATTCAACTCTTACATTAGTCTTTCTTCCACGTTGGGGAGGTCCATGTGCAGAATTAGATAGATTGATGGAAACCGGATACTGTTCTGGTCAAGAATGGCTACTGGAcggtccttttctttttctttaattcaagCTTTAGCCATTAAGGTATAGTTATTAAACTCAATCCGGAGAGGAACTCGATGAAAgaggtgggtcaacgggttaCTGGTTCAACCGGTGGGTGAGTGATCTAATCGGTGggtcactacatatatttaaatattatgttttataattttttatatggTTGAAACTATAATAAACTATGTTATAGTAAATACTCAATTAGTCCAATTTATTATAGaatcattaattcttataagaattaacaaaacctaaatttaattagtaatccaccaaacttcaagtataaaattttatcgaagtgtaattatctaatttatttatgaattttaagtgcaaaaggttattaagaataatatttgtctttaaaatgaattgtgtaatatgttattttttaaatccatttcataatttatagaatttagggaataataaaattttattaaaagattccaaacaaaataagaataaaactCTAATATATAATATAGAAGGGGCAAACAAGCACCAAATGAGCTGATGGACTAATGGTAATTGCACTTAGTCCTTATATTTGACATCCGAGGTTCGAATTAGCACCGCAACATTTGCTAAACATTTTTCCCCAAAATCGGGTTCTTTAGAAAATCGTCCGGTTCAAACCGTCGGTCCGTTGAAAAGTCAACGATTCTCTTGCACAAACGATCCAATTACAAAATCAGCCTGATTTCATGGGCGGTTCACCGGGTTGACCGGTTGAACTGCCGTGTTGGGCcggatttaataactatgcatTAAGGGACAATGTTTTAGATGGGAGAAGATTTCATTCACAATGCGTAGTCACAAGTTTTTGGGACCCGAACAATTTTGGGCTAAGAAAATACTGTTAAACCTCATGATAGGTAGGCATACTTTTTATAGTAGTACTGATCGTCTATTTTAAATTCCTTCaagaaaaatattataattaatATCTACTTACGTATGAGCTTGATTTGATTCGATCTATGCACGTGGAGGTCATCTCAATCTCTTATAATGCAAGGAACTCCCTCAATTTCACTCTCAAATTTTAGTGTAGCATAAGGAGAAATATTAACAAATCTCGCTTTCTCCGGAGCTAGCAAGTATTTCTTTTGTGGAATATTCAATTATTCAAACAAACAAACggagcaagaaagaaaagattaacAAATAACAACGTAGTGGTGACAGTAGTGTAGGAATTACGAGAAAGTCACGTCTCGGTTTGGAAAAGCAAAGAATTTTGtctttttataatttataattagtCATCTATGTTACCtttattttgtcttttttttttctttttgttgaaaATTCAAGCATTGCTGTTCAATATGCATGCTCCAAAAATTAATCTTATAATCCAAAAATCAATAGctagtttttattttcaaaagaaaatagtAAAATGACTTCAATAGAGATTTTAGTTTGATGAAATCTTTGACTTGAGTTTATATAATTACTAACAAGGGCCTTAAGCCATGAACAAAGAGTAAAGAGGCTTCAGCATCGGTCCGTGATTTACGTTTCACGGGTCCTAATAGATTTGTAACCCGAATCGGTTCTATTGGTTCGACTAAAAATTAAATCATAACTGTGTCCACGGTCATAAAGTACTCGAATGACCGGATATTTGGCAAAGCGGTTCACGGATCCGAAGGTACTAGACTCAGTAccaaagttaaaaaagaaatcATATTTTCATAATTGAGAATAAGAAAATAAGTAAACACCTAAAAGACTTTATTTAAATATAAttcattatttgttaagaaagaTCACATAACCATGAATACTTGCATATTCATAGTAAAACACAAGTTTGTAAATATCACTTATTCTCTGAAACAAAAgctaaatatattatataattatcaAGTTAAACAAGTTAAGACTCTTATATTGTTGAGATAGTCAAGTATATCATCTCAAATATAAatatttgatgaaagatgattaTATATTCCTCTATTAATTTTagtattaattttagttttcaTGGACAAAATTATAAGTATATCCTTACATATGAATTGGGTCAGGTATTTGcgattttcaaagtttttgAATTGCGACAGGATGTACGTCCTTGTTAATCCGATTTGCTGCTGCCCGAACTACACATATTAAAACCGATTCGAGTACCCTAAATTTGCGGTTCAGATCGAATCAATGTTTACGAATTTTTGGATTTCTCTTATCAAAATAAACAGCATGTATTACATAAACTTGCATATCTTTATTACcgacaaacaaacaaaaatttattCCTATCATACCATAGAACCCAACAGACAACGGGAAAAAGAGGAAACCAAAGAACATTAAAGCGGTTAACAGTTGAGAATTTTTTACAATCAAAATTTAGCCAACTAATGAAATCTAATTGAGCCACCCAAAAGAAGGGAAATTGACAGGAAAAGATGTAGCCATCCAAAGACAAGGAGCTTTAGGACACCTCCTAATTTATATGTTTAGACTCGTTGCCAGCAAAAAACGCAGGAGTTCTCTCGAGGCTAGTCTGTTTTGAGAACACAACCGAAGAAAATGCTTGGTTCAACTTTCCAAATCCATGCAAGAGGACTCCTAGTAAAATTAAGAATATTGCTACAACTCAAAACTAATTTAGCAGAATCAATCTTAGTAGCAGGTGGAAATTTCCAACCCAAGATTAGATATCAGTGACAGGTTGGAATATTACCATCTATAACTTGAGAAACAGagacttttaaaattattcaaatctcATGAGCTCAAAACATAACAAAGTTCCTTGACTGCAAATTGACACATGTTTGAAAAGAAATAGTACACAATCATCACTAAATTCAGCAAAACGAAATTACACAAAATACCCCAACAGCAAAATATCTGAATAACCTTTAAGCGGCCGTGCATATTGATAAAATGGTGCACGGTGTACAAATCTCATTGATTGTTTCCACCGTGTCTTGACAAGAAAAGAGCCATCGATCCTTTCAATTTTCacctcaatcttccacaaaagcACCAAAGAAAGCCAGACCACACAAATGACCTTCACACTCCCTGATGAAATATcatcaagaaaaaatagagcaataattagttgtttgttcatcaatttcaatgTGCTCGTGCACGCACTACAGGCAACTGAAGTAGTACAAAAAAGCTACCAAAATGTCAATAAAAATTAAACTCCCTTAAATGAAAAAAAGCATGATTATTTCTACAAGCCAATTAATGGTAACgacaaaaaaaattaccagATATTGCACCAGCTCAATCTATGATGATGACCTTCAGATTCTCATTTCCATTATATTCCTGTGCTTCTTCAATTTCCCTCACTAAAGATTTGACACCCTCTCCGCAAGAACTCACATTAATTGTTTCAAGAGTTGATATACGCTGTAGACAAGCAGGCATCATTTCCAAATTAGAAATGCTTTGGAGTTTTAATTGCTGAAGGCACGGGAAGTAATCATCACTGTCAGGGTCTGTCTCTATCCACTCAACAATCTTTACATATTCCAAAGTCAAGACGCTGAGTTTAGGGAATCCTCCTTCCATCAGCTCCCATTTTTGGCCGTCCATTGACTGCTCTCTTAATCTGAGGACTTCAAGATTGGGTAGTTGTTCAATCAATGACATTTTTCTACAGGGAAGACCCAGATTGGAAAGGCTCAGCTCTTTCAAATTCATGGGAAAAGAAAGCTCAACATGTTCCCGTGAACCTGAGAAATACTTGCCCCCTAAGGTGAGTGACTCTAGGCATTCTAATCGACTCATGTTGCAGCATACTCTATTTCGTCCCCCacaattgaaaatttgaagTTGGTGAACGTTGGGAATCCTTCTCAATATGTTCTCTCCCTCTTGATCAAGATAAAGACACAGATTTGAGAGTGTGTCTAAATCGGGTAAAGTGGAGAGGTTTTCAACAACGTTGTCGCTGGAAGAGAGAAGAATAATGCAGTTACGCTGTACATGTACATGCCTCAACTTCTTCATGTTCCAGATGCTATCTGGCAATGAAACCGTCGTGCAAGAATTTAGACGGAAGGTTTCCAAATGTGAGAGCTTGGCTATAGATGGTGGAATGAATTCCATGGGCTGAGCTGTACGAAGGGCTAAGTACCTCAAACAAAGAAGTGATTCGACTTCAGCTGGAAGCTCCTTCAACATTAGGTTAATGTCCTCTAAATTCAAAACTTTAAGACGTTTGTAGATGCTAAAAAAGGAGGAGATATTAAGCATCCCAAACTTATCTCCTCGAGTAGCATTGAAGAATAGCAGAGTATCTAAATCTGGACAAAATAGTTTTGACTTTATAAAATCTTCTTCACTGCAGCAAATGGACAACCGATGTAGGTTGGGAGGCTCATTAAAGATAGAAAGCTCATCATATCCACGCAGGAtctgaagaaaatttttttctttcgcCAGAGTCTTACAGAACTCTAATATCAAATCGTGAATGTAACAAGTTTTGCCTCCACCAATGGATCTGTTTTCACTTACCATAACTAAGTTTCGATGAATTAGGTCCATCAGATATTCTTCTGCAATATCCTCTGATCTCTTTCCTTCAATTATTTCCACGAACCCTTCTGCAATCCAGAGACACATCAACTTCTTGGCACCAATTTTTTCATCCTCTCGAAATGCAGCAAAATACAGCAAGCATGCCTTCAAGTGATATGGTAAATGCTCATAACTGAGCTCCATCGACTTTTTGCATTGTTCTGCATCAGACACCGTGGTTGAACTTAAACTTTCAGCAAATCCTTCCCAAACACAAATATCATGCTCTATAGTTGCTAGGACTCCAGCTGCAACAACAATTGAAAGTGGCAATCCTTTGCACTTTTTGGCGATCTCCATTCCCAATCCATGAAATGCTTGAGGACaatcttcttttccaaaaacCTTCTTCTGCAGTAATTCCCAACTTTCTTTGTCATTGAGTGGGCGAAGATTGTGAGGTTTCCCCCCATATTCAACCTGTGAAGCCACATTAGAAGATCGACTTGTGAAGATGATTCTACTTCCTTTCTTGTCATCCGGGAATGAAATTCCCAGCTCATTCCATACTTCAATGTCCCAGACATCATCAAAAACAACAAGATACCGATTCCCCTTCAGCTTTTGGTAGAGCTTTTGAAGCAACGCATGTTCATCCAGATTTTGAAACTCATCATCCATCCTCGAATGTTTGCCATCAGAGTGTAAAATTTGAAGTAACACATTTTTCATGTTATAGGCTTGAGAAACTATACACCAAAGACGAATGTGGAAGTTATAGATTACTGAACtatcattgtaaacttttttgGCTAAAGTTGTCTTACCAAGCCCAGCCATTCCCACAATGGGAACAATTTCCACCTGTTTTGATCCGCTTACAAGTCGTTCAATTACTTTTTCTGCCTCATCATCAAGACCAACCATGACTTCATGGGCTATTGGCATTTTACCTTTTGATAGCATGTGGGTGGAAGTCTTGCTAACTTCTGGTGCTCTTAAGCTATGAAAGGAAGGAAGACTTTCAATAACGCTTGAGCCACTGATCTGATCCTTAAAATGCTTGAGATGGGTGTTGGTATTAGCCAGCATATCACAACAGTCAAGGACCTCTGTGGATTCTAAGAAGCTAACTTCTCCTTCCTTCACTCTGTTTAGGGAAGGCAAGCAAATTATAATGCCTGCCTCACAAAGAAGAGCACCAATTTTTTCGTTTTGCTCATTCATCTTCTCCTGCTGCTCCCTTAAAATGCTTCTCAAAAACCTCAGTCCTGCATAGAGTATTGGCATCTCATCTTTCATAGAATCCACAAAGCTAGAGCTGCAGCATAACAACTCCCAGAGACGACTTATCAGAGAATCATTGAAGTTGTTCAATATCTGCTTATCCATCATTCTATTATGCAATGATTTTGAGGATCTTGTAGCTTTAAGAACTTCCATATAAATCTCATAGACTTGAAAATCAATAGGTGTGATTTTCTGTTGTTGCTCATATATCTTGGAGCAGAACTGAGGATTGCAGAACTCATCATCCCAACAAGAACACATGTAAGAAAGGCGTGCTGCGTTCAAAGTCACCACTTCAAAGTGAGCCAACAGCAAGGCAGGAATATCTACAGTTCCTCGCAATTTGGCAAAGGGAATGAAGCTTTTCAAGAATGTTAGCTTTGCTTcaagggcttggacttgagcaccAACTTGGGGATCCATTTCAACAATACACAAATCGCTAGTTGTTAAATCCGCTAGATTTTGTAGAATGAGGTCTATAAATTCCATTAGTTCATCAACTGGCATGCAAGAATTTGATTCCAATGATCTGCTGCTTGCCAAAGTAAAGTAAACTTGGATGATTTCTTGCTTAAATGATTTGATctgttttaaaaatttaaaaagcacTTCATCGCCAACATCACGTATGCCACGTGCATCAGGTTCCAACATAAGGCAAAGAGAGTGAATGTCCTCCTCATATTTGTAAACGGTATCTTCAATGCAAGATAAAAAAGACGGAAGACTCACCAAGTCCAGATCATTGCAGTGGCTCCACTTTCTTGCACACATAACAAATGTTCTGAGAAATGTTATGTTCAGGTACGCAGCTTCAATTTTGAGAAATGTTACACCCACGTACGCATATCCAATTTTGCCTGTTCGGAACATGACATTGAGGTCGTCCATAAGCAACTTTAGATCAAGGAAGACCCGATCGACGCTGCAAGTGGAGGCCACGTCCATCTGTTGTGCAGGGATTTTTCCTTAGTTTCACTCTCAAATTTTAAGGGGGAAAAAGATCTCGCCGACTGCAGAGCAAGCAgcctgaaaatttttttttttttctggtgggAAGGTGAAGAAGAGAAATGagaaaataaattattcaaCAGACAAACGGAGCAAGATCAAGAAAGAACAGGTGAATCAAAGTTAACGAGAGAGCGATCAAATAATCTGGAAATATTGACTACCACTGCATagttttttggagttttttttttttttaaatactcaTTTCGTTGTTGAGAAGTGGTCTGGCATTCCCTTTGtacaatttttgaaattatcccactGTACATTTATATTGACTCAAATTGAAAATAACTAAATCAATAAGGGAAAAACCTTCCGAAATCTAAAGTGGAATACGTGCAAGTGGTGGGTCGGGTTTCATAGAATTATTCCATCTCCACACAATGAGGTGCGGTTCCACGGACCAGAATTATTGCTGCACGTCCCTGTCCCTGTTTTTGCAATAATTCCATAGTTTAATATGTTAAACTTTATAATTGAGAAGTTTGCTGCTACGTCACCGCAAAGGATACTCGGAGGCATATGTAAGTGGGGGGCCTCACAGCCGGTGAACAACTCTTTTGTCTTTTAGAGAGCTGTTATCTTATTTAGCGTGGGTATATTAGgaagaaccaaaaaaataaagaaccatcaaaatataaatgatcCAGAGACTTTTAT
This region of Coffea arabica cultivar ET-39 chromosome 3c, Coffea Arabica ET-39 HiFi, whole genome shotgun sequence genomic DNA includes:
- the LOC113737346 gene encoding putative late blight resistance protein homolog R1A-3 isoform X2 codes for the protein MDVASTCSVDRVFLDLKLLMDDLNVMFRTGKIGYAYVGVTFLKIEAAYLNITFLRTFVMCARKWSHCNDLDLIKSFKQEIIQVYFTLASSRSLESNSCMPVDELMEFIDLILQNLADLTTSDLCIVEMDPQVGAQVQALEAKLTFLKSFIPFAKLRGTVDIPALLLAHFEVVTLNAARLSYMCSCWDDEFCNPQFCSKIYEQQQKITPIDFQVYEIYMEVLKATRSSKSLHNRMMDKQILNNFNDSLISRLWELLCCSSSFVDSMKDEMPILYAGLRFLRSILREQQEKMNEQNEKIGALLCEAGIIICLPSLNRVKEGEVSFLESTEVLDCCDMLANTNTHLKHFKDQISGSSVIESLPSFHSLRAPEVSKTSTHMLSKGKMPIAHEVMVGLDDEAEKVIERLVSGSKQVEIVPIVGMAGLGKTTLAKKVYNDSSVIYNFHIRLWCIVSQAYNMKNVLLQILHSDGKHSRMDDEFQNLDEHALLQKLYQKLKGNRYLVVFDDVWDIEVWNELGISFPDDKKGSRIIFTSRSSNVASQVEYGGKPHNLRPLNDKESWELLQKKVFGKEDCPQAFHGLGMEIAKKCKGLPLSIVVAAGVLATIEHDICVWEGFAESLSSTTVSDAEQCKKSMELSYEHLPYHLKACLLYFAAFREDEKIGAKKLMCLWIAEGFVEIIEGKRSEDIAEEYLMDLIHRNLVMVSENRSIGGGKTCYIHDLILEFCKTLAKEKNFLQILRGYDELSIFNEPPNLHRLSICCSEEDFIKSKLFCPDLDTLLFFNATRGDKFGMLNISSFFSIYKRLKVLNLEDINLMLKELPAEVESLLCLRYLALRTAQPMEFIPPSIAKLSHLETFRLNSCTTVSLPDSIWNMKKLRHVHVQRNCIILLSSSDNVVENLSTLPDLDTLSNLCLYLDQEGENILRRIPNVHQLQIFNCGGRNRVCCNMSRLECLESLTLGGKYFSGSREHVELSFPMNLKELSLSNLGLPCRKMSLIEQLPNLEVLRLREQSMDGQKWELMEGGFPKLSVLTLEYVKIVEWIETDPDSDDYFPCLQQLKLQSISNLEMMPACLQRISTLETINVSSCGEGVKSLVREIEEAQEYNGNENLKVIIID
- the LOC113737346 gene encoding putative late blight resistance protein homolog R1A-3 isoform X1, yielding MDVASTCSVDRVFLDLKLLMDDLNVMFRTGKIGYAYVGVTFLKIEAAYLNITFLRTFVMCARKWSHCNDLDLVSLPSFLSCIEDTVYKYEEDIHSLCLMLEPDARGIRDVGDEVLFKFLKQIKSFKQEIIQVYFTLASSRSLESNSCMPVDELMEFIDLILQNLADLTTSDLCIVEMDPQVGAQVQALEAKLTFLKSFIPFAKLRGTVDIPALLLAHFEVVTLNAARLSYMCSCWDDEFCNPQFCSKIYEQQQKITPIDFQVYEIYMEVLKATRSSKSLHNRMMDKQILNNFNDSLISRLWELLCCSSSFVDSMKDEMPILYAGLRFLRSILREQQEKMNEQNEKIGALLCEAGIIICLPSLNRVKEGEVSFLESTEVLDCCDMLANTNTHLKHFKDQISGSSVIESLPSFHSLRAPEVSKTSTHMLSKGKMPIAHEVMVGLDDEAEKVIERLVSGSKQVEIVPIVGMAGLGKTTLAKKVYNDSSVIYNFHIRLWCIVSQAYNMKNVLLQILHSDGKHSRMDDEFQNLDEHALLQKLYQKLKGNRYLVVFDDVWDIEVWNELGISFPDDKKGSRIIFTSRSSNVASQVEYGGKPHNLRPLNDKESWELLQKKVFGKEDCPQAFHGLGMEIAKKCKGLPLSIVVAAGVLATIEHDICVWEGFAESLSSTTVSDAEQCKKSMELSYEHLPYHLKACLLYFAAFREDEKIGAKKLMCLWIAEGFVEIIEGKRSEDIAEEYLMDLIHRNLVMVSENRSIGGGKTCYIHDLILEFCKTLAKEKNFLQILRGYDELSIFNEPPNLHRLSICCSEEDFIKSKLFCPDLDTLLFFNATRGDKFGMLNISSFFSIYKRLKVLNLEDINLMLKELPAEVESLLCLRYLALRTAQPMEFIPPSIAKLSHLETFRLNSCTTVSLPDSIWNMKKLRHVHVQRNCIILLSSSDNVVENLSTLPDLDTLSNLCLYLDQEGENILRRIPNVHQLQIFNCGGRNRVCCNMSRLECLESLTLGGKYFSGSREHVELSFPMNLKELSLSNLGLPCRKMSLIEQLPNLEVLRLREQSMDGQKWELMEGGFPKLSVLTLEYVKIVEWIETDPDSDDYFPCLQQLKLQSISNLEMMPACLQRISTLETINVSSCGEGVKSLVREIEEAQEYNGNENLKVIIID